The Trueperaceae bacterium DNA window ACGAAGCCGGCCAGCTTGGCGAAGCCGGCGATCTCGACCACGGCGCCCAGGTAGCGCTCGATGCCGTGCACCGAGTCGTGGAACCACCAGGGGCTGCCGAGCCTGACGGCCGGGTAGTGGCCGGCGAGGGGCGCGAGCTCACGCGAGTAGGTGGCCTCGTCGAGCGTGTAGACCACCAGGCGGAAGCGCTCGTCGCCGCCGAAGGCGTTGAGGAGCGACTGCAGGCCGCGGGTGAGGTCCATCGCCACGGGGACGTCGGCGCCCATCTCGGGGCCGAAGCGGTCGAGGAGGCGCAGGTCGTGGTTCCTCAGGCTGCCGAGGTGGAGCTGCATGACGAGCCCGTCCTCCGTGGCCATGCGCGCCATCTCGAAGAGCATGTGAGCGTGGAAGCGCTCGGCGTCCGCGCCGTCGGCCTGACCCTGCAGCGCCCTGGCGAAGAGCTCGGCGGCGCTGTCGTTGTCCATCGCCTCCAGCGACGAGCTCGTCGTGGCGTGGTCGCTGGCCGCCGCGCCGGCCTCCCTGAAGGCGCGCCGCCGCGCCGCGATCGCCTCCACGAAGGCCTCGAGGGAGTCGACCTCGAAGCCCACCAGCGCGGCGAGCCGGTCGAGCCTGTCGCGCCAGCCCGGGTCGGCGACCTGCATCAGCGCGTCCGGCCTGAACGTCGGCACCACGCGCAGGCCCGCGTCCTGCGCGTCGCGGTGCTCCTCCAGCGTCGCGTCGGCCGGGTCGGTCGTCGCCAGGAACTCGACGCCGAACCGCTTCATCAGCTCCCGCGGCGCCAGCTCGGGCGAGGACAGGGCCTCGGCGAGCGCGTCGAAGAGCCTGTCGGCGTTCTCCGCGGAGGGACGCTCCCGCACGCCGAAGACGTGCACGAGGGCGGTCTTCAGCCAGAGGCCCGCGGGCGTGCCGTCGAAGAGGTCGAAGCGCTCGCAGAAGCGGCGCCACACCGCCCGGGGGTCGCGCTCCGCCTCGCCGCCGCCGCCGGCGGGCACCAGGCCGAGGTCCTCGTGCGCCACGCCGTGCGCGTACAGGCGCCCGAAGACGTAGTGGTCCGAGGTGACGAACAGCGTCGCCGGGTCGGCGGGTCGGGCGCCCTCGTCGGCCAGGTGCCGCGCGTCGACGTGGCCGTGGGGGGAGACGATGGGCAGCCCCTTCACCGCGTCGTGCAGCTCCCGCGCCCTGGCGCGCACGCCGGGGTCGGGCGAGAAGCACCTGTCCGGGTCTAGGTTCCAACCGTCCCTGGCCATGGGCGACGCCCGACTAACCCTTAGCACAGGCCGTCCGGCGTCTGGTGATACCGTCTGCTGGTGCTCAAGCTCCGCGACCTAGGCCCCGTGGACCAGCTCAGGGCCGGCCGGCTGCCGCGGCGGTTCGCCCAGCTCGTCTTCGGCCTCTTCGTCTTCGGCCTCTCCATCGCGCTGCTCCTGGCCGCGAACCTCGGCGCCATGCCCTGGGACGTGCTGCACCAGGGCCTGGCCGGGCGCCTGCCCCTCTCGATAGGCACCGTGATGATCCTCACCGGCCTCGCCGTGCTGCTCCTGTGGGTGCCCCTGCGCGAGACGCCGGGCGTCGGCACCGTCGCCAACGCCGTCCTCATCGGCCTGTTCACCGACCTGTGGCTGCGCGTGCTGCCCGACCCCGCCGCTCTGCCCGGAGGGCTGGCCTGGCGCGTGGCGTACGCCGCCGCCGGCATCGTCGTGAACGGCTACGCCACGGCGCTCTACATGGGCAGCCAGTTCGGGCGCGGCCCGCGCGACGGCCTCATGACCGGCCTGGCCCGCGTCACGGGCCGCTCGATCCGCCTGGTGCGCACGGGCATCGAGGTCGTCGTCGTGGCCGCCGGCTTCCTGCTCGGCGGCGTCGTCGGCTGGGCCACGTTGGCGTTCGCGCTGAGCATCGGGCCGCTCGTGCAGGCGTTCCTGCCCTACACGGTCGTGGAGCTGCCCGACCGTCAGTGGCCCACGGCGTCGGAGTCCACGCCGCGGCCCCTGTCGAGGGCGCTCAAGGCCGTCATCTCGTCGGGCGTGAGGTCGAAGGAGTAGACGTCTAGGTTCTCGCGCAGCCTGTCCTCGTGCGAGGTCTTGGGTATGGGCACGAGGCCGAGCTGCAGGTGCCAGCGCAGAACGACCTGCGCCGGCGTCCGTCCGTGGGCCGCCGCGACGCGCGCCACCACGGGGTCGGAGAGCAGCTCGCCCCCCTTGCCCAGGGGGCTGTACGAGACCGTCACGATGCCGTGCTCGTCGTGGTAGCGACGGTGGTCCTCGCGCGTGACGTAGGGGTTGAGCTGGACCTGGTTCACGGCCGGGACCGTCGCGGTCTCCCTCGCGAGCCTCTCGAGGTGCGCGGGCTTGAAGTTCGACACGCCGATCGAGCGGACCAGCCCGGCGTCCCGCAGGCGCTCGAACGTGCGCCAGGTGTCCACGTAGAGGTCGCGCGCGGGCAGCGGCCAGTGTATCAGCAGCAGGTCCACGTACTCGAGCCCCAGCCGGACCAGCGAACCGCGCAGGCCGATCTCGGCCTTGCCGACGCCCATGTGCTCCCCGTCGACCTTCGTCGTGACGAAGACCTCCTCGCGGGGCAGGCCGCTGGCGGCGATCCCGCGGCCCACGCCGCGCTCGTTGCCGTAGCGGACCGCCGTGTCGACGTGGCGGTAGCCGAGCTCCAGCGCCCTCGCGACGACGCGCTCGGCCTCGGCGTCGTCCATGGGCCAGGTCCCCAGCCCCAGCGTGGGCATCGTGCGGCCGTCGTTCAAGCGGATGCGCTGCGCCATGGCCAAGGGTAAACGCTGCTGTCGGTACGATGGGAGGCGCCGAGCCGCCGCGGCGTCGGCCGGGCGGCCGGGGATGGGGTGAGTTGGTGAGCAGAGCTGTCTTCGTCCGCGAGCACGGCGGCCCCGAGGTCCTGCGCCTGGAGGACCGGGAGCTCCCGCCGCCCGGGCCCGGCGAGGTGCGCCTCAGGCACCGCGCCATCGGCCTCAACTTCATCGACACCTACCAGCGCTCCGGCCTCTACAGGATGACCCTGCCGTTCGTGGCCGGGAACGAGGCGGCCGGCGACGTCGTCGCCGTGGGCGAGGGCGTGACCGACGTGAAGGTCGGCGACCGCGTCAGCTACCAGGGGCCGGTGGGCGCCTACGCCGAGGAGCGCAACATCCCGGCCGCTCGGCTCGTGCCCATCCCCGACGGGGTCGACTACGAGACCGCCGCGGCGGTGACCCTCAAGGGCGTCACGGCCTACTACCTGCTGCACGAGACCTGGAGGGTGAAGCCGGGCGAGACCGTGCTCGTGCACGCGGCCGCGGGCGGTGTCGGGTCGCTGCTGGTGCCGTGGGCGAAGCACCTCGGCGCCGTCGTGATCGGCACCGCCGGCACGCGCGAGAAGGTCGAGCGCGCCAAGGCCCTCGGCGCCGACCACGTCATCGACTACTCGTCCGAGGACTTCGCGCAGCGGGTGCGCGAGCTCACCGGCGGGCGCGGCGTCGACGTCGTCTACGACGGCGTGGGACGCGCCACGTTCGAGGGCTCGCTCGACAGCCTGCGCCCGCGCGGGCTGCTCGTCTCCTACGGCAACGCGTCGGGTCCCGTGTCGATCCCGAGCCTCGTGGTCCTCGCCGAGAAGGGCTCTCTCTACGTCACGCGGCCGACCACGGCCACCTACATGGCCACGACCGAGCAGCTCCGCACCGCGGCCGCGGCCGTGTTCGACGCCGTGGCGCGGGGCGTGCTCGAGGTGAAGGTGAACCAGCGCTTCGCGCTGGCCGACGCCGCCGAGGCCCACAGGGCGCTGGAGTCCCGCCGGACCACCGGCTCCACCGTGCTGCTGCCCTAGGACGGCCGCGCGCGTCCGGCCCGGACGCCGGCCGGCCGGGCCCCGCCGTGGGGAGGCGAGTCGCCGAGCCGTCAAGACCAGAGGCGCCGAGCGGCGCGCCGAGCCGTCCAGACCAGGGGCGCCGAGCCGTCGGGCTCCGAGTGGCCGAGCGACACACCGCGCCCCGCCGCACCGGCGGCTAAGGTGCTGCCAGTGCGGGAGATCCTCGAGTCCACGTTCCGCCGTGCCCTGGAGGGCGCCGACCCGCGCGTGCTGACGCTGCGGGCCCTGCCCGACGAGCGCCCCGCACTCGTACTCGCCGTCGGCAAGGCCTCGCTGCCGATGCTGAGGGCCGCTCTGTCGCGCTTCCCCGGCGTGCCCTGGCTCGCGACCCCGCCGGCGGCGCGGGCCGC harbors:
- the uxaC gene encoding glucuronate isomerase; translation: MARDGWNLDPDRCFSPDPGVRARARELHDAVKGLPIVSPHGHVDARHLADEGARPADPATLFVTSDHYVFGRLYAHGVAHEDLGLVPAGGGGEAERDPRAVWRRFCERFDLFDGTPAGLWLKTALVHVFGVRERPSAENADRLFDALAEALSSPELAPRELMKRFGVEFLATTDPADATLEEHRDAQDAGLRVVPTFRPDALMQVADPGWRDRLDRLAALVGFEVDSLEAFVEAIAARRRAFREAGAAASDHATTSSSLEAMDNDSAAELFARALQGQADGADAERFHAHMLFEMARMATEDGLVMQLHLGSLRNHDLRLLDRFGPEMGADVPVAMDLTRGLQSLLNAFGGDERFRLVVYTLDEATYSRELAPLAGHYPAVRLGSPWWFHDSVHGIERYLGAVVEIAGFAKLAGFVDDARSLPMLYARHDVWRRTTCDWLARLEVRGLLDADASERWARWLAHGAAVDAFRLAD
- a CDS encoding aldo/keto reductase is translated as MAQRIRLNDGRTMPTLGLGTWPMDDAEAERVVARALELGYRHVDTAVRYGNERGVGRGIAASGLPREEVFVTTKVDGEHMGVGKAEIGLRGSLVRLGLEYVDLLLIHWPLPARDLYVDTWRTFERLRDAGLVRSIGVSNFKPAHLERLARETATVPAVNQVQLNPYVTREDHRRYHDEHGIVTVSYSPLGKGGELLSDPVVARVAAAHGRTPAQVVLRWHLQLGLVPIPKTSHEDRLRENLDVYSFDLTPDEMTALSALDRGRGVDSDAVGH
- a CDS encoding quinone oxidoreductase — protein: MSRAVFVREHGGPEVLRLEDRELPPPGPGEVRLRHRAIGLNFIDTYQRSGLYRMTLPFVAGNEAAGDVVAVGEGVTDVKVGDRVSYQGPVGAYAEERNIPAARLVPIPDGVDYETAAAVTLKGVTAYYLLHETWRVKPGETVLVHAAAGGVGSLLVPWAKHLGAVVIGTAGTREKVERAKALGADHVIDYSSEDFAQRVRELTGGRGVDVVYDGVGRATFEGSLDSLRPRGLLVSYGNASGPVSIPSLVVLAEKGSLYVTRPTTATYMATTEQLRTAAAAVFDAVARGVLEVKVNQRFALADAAEAHRALESRRTTGSTVLLP